CAACACGACCAATTACAGTGATAATTTCAAACCTGTTTCTATGGCTTTATACAATCAAAACAAGCTGATTGCTAAAACCATTATCAACTTTAAAAACAAAAAAGAAACCATCAATTTTACTATTCCGAAACAAGCTTTTCATGGTTATGTTTCCATAGAAGACAATGACTTGGTTTATGATAACAAATTGTTTTTTAGTATTTCAAAAATCAAAAAGAACAATATTATCAGTATTGGAACGCCTGAAAAAAATAATTTCCTAAGTAGAATTTACACTAATGACGAATTCAATTATAATTCTTTCACACTAAACTCTTTAGATTATAATGCCATCGACAAGCAAGATGCTATTGTATTGAATGAACTAGATGAAATCCCTCAAGCTTTAGAAACGACTTTGAAATCCTTTGTCAAAAAAGGAGGAAATCTAATTGTAATTCCATCTGAAAAAGTTTCTATATCAAACTTAAATGAGTTGATACAACAATTTGACAACACCCAATTCAAATCATTAGAATCGAATGAAAAACTGATTACCAAAATCAACTTCAGTCATCCATTATTTGCTGGTGTTTTTGAAAACAAAACAAATAATTTTCAGTATCCAAAAATCAAAAAAGATTTTACGATTTCGACAACAAGCCCAGCCGTTTTAAATTTTGATGATCAATCTCCATTTTTAACAGCAATAAAAACAGCAGTTTCTTCGGTTTATGTGTTTTCGGCTCCAATTAATACTGATAATTCTAATTTTCAGCAATCGCCATTAATTGTTCCAGTTTTTTACAAAATGGCTTTAAGCAATCAAAATAATGGCATAAATGCAAACACAATTGGAAACAATACTTCCTACCTCGTTTCTGTGAATTTGGCCAAAGATGAAATTCTAACAGTAAAAAATTCAGACGAACAATTTATTCCGGTACAACAATTATTAAATAATAAAGTTCAATTATTTTTTAATGATTACCCTGAAAAAGCAGGCAATTACATGATTTATGATTCCAAAAAACCAATAGAAAATATTAGTTTTAATTACCCAAGAACAGAAAGTGATTTGAATCAAGTCAACGAAAGTATTTTATCAGATTATAAAACAAGTGATTCCATTACAACCATTTTTGACACACTACAAAGCAACCGAAGTGACAATCAAATTTGGAAATGGTTTATTATCTTTGCACTACTATTTCTAGCATTGGAAATGGCAATTATCAAATTTGTGAAATAACAATCCGATTTCTAAAAATTACAAAAACAACATGAACATAATCATCCGAAGTGCCAAAATTATAGATTCAAAAAGTTCGTTTAACAATCAAACTGTTGATCTTTTAATTGTTGATGGTTTAATAAAACAAATTGGAACAGCAATTCCCAACAATGATGATATTGAAGAACTAAAACTAGACAATCTTCATATTTCTCAAGGATGGTTTGATAGTAGTGTTTCTCTTGGAGAGCCAGGCTTTGAAGATCGGGAAACCATTGCCAATGGACTTGATGTTGCTGCCAAAAGTGGTTTTACTGCCATCGCATTACAACCTAACTCATACCCTGTTATAGACAACCAAGCCCAAGTAAATTTTGTAAAAAACAAAGCTAACGGTTTTGCTACGCAACTTTTCCCAATAGGTGCATTAACAAAAGGAAGTGAAGGCAAAGACATGGCTGAGTTGTATGATATGAAAAATTCTGGAGCTGTAGCTTTTGGTGATTATACAAAAAGTCTAGACAATGCCAATTTGCTTAAAATTGCATTACAATATGTTCAGGATTTTGATGGACTAGTTATTGCTTTCGCACAAGATGATAAAATAAAAGGGAATGGTGTTGCAAATGAAGGAATTGTTTCTACCCGATTGGGATTAAAAGGCATACCAGATTTAGCCGAAGAATTACAAATTGCCCGAAACTTATTTTTACTGGAATACACTGGAGGAA
The Flavobacterium sp. 5 DNA segment above includes these coding regions:
- a CDS encoding BatA and WFA domain-containing protein, which translates into the protein MHFKQPEILYFLFLLIVPILVHLFQLRRFKKEYFTNVRFLKALSIQTRKSSKIKKWLLLACRLLLLTFIILAFAQPFFESKDSKNASNKMYIILDNSFSMQAKGKKGELLKRAIQELLEETPENASFSLLTNTDSYWDTDIKTIRNELQNLKYSATPFQLDNILAKVKAHKSAFKKDIVVITDAVGLTPNQLKNIETSTIPYFIIPKAEQKNNVAIDSVFIRQTLDDFYELSINTTNYSDNFKPVSMALYNQNKLIAKTIINFKNKKETINFTIPKQAFHGYVSIEDNDLVYDNKLFFSISKIKKNNIISIGTPEKNNFLSRIYTNDEFNYNSFTLNSLDYNAIDKQDAIVLNELDEIPQALETTLKSFVKKGGNLIVIPSEKVSISNLNELIQQFDNTQFKSLESNEKLITKINFSHPLFAGVFENKTNNFQYPKIKKDFTISTTSPAVLNFDDQSPFLTAIKTAVSSVYVFSAPINTDNSNFQQSPLIVPVFYKMALSNQNNGINANTIGNNTSYLVSVNLAKDEILTVKNSDEQFIPVQQLLNNKVQLFFNDYPEKAGNYMIYDSKKPIENISFNYPRTESDLNQVNESILSDYKTSDSITTIFDTLQSNRSDNQIWKWFIIFALLFLALEMAIIKFVK
- a CDS encoding dihydroorotase family protein — protein: MNIIIRSAKIIDSKSSFNNQTVDLLIVDGLIKQIGTAIPNNDDIEELKLDNLHISQGWFDSSVSLGEPGFEDRETIANGLDVAAKSGFTAIALQPNSYPVIDNQAQVNFVKNKANGFATQLFPIGALTKGSEGKDMAELYDMKNSGAVAFGDYTKSLDNANLLKIALQYVQDFDGLVIAFAQDDKIKGNGVANEGIVSTRLGLKGIPDLAEELQIARNLFLLEYTGGKLHIPTISSAKSVQLIKEAKAKGLNVTCSVAVHHLVLTDEKLEGFDTRFKVTPPLKTETDRQALLSGILDGTIDIITSDHNPIDIEHKKMEFDLAKNGTIGLESAFGSLVTVLPLETIIEKFTEGKLIFSIPTNIINEGQIANITLFNPEGSSVFSKENILSKSKNSAFLGTNLKGKAYGILNQGKLILG